One Phaseolus vulgaris cultivar G19833 chromosome 11, P. vulgaris v2.0, whole genome shotgun sequence genomic window carries:
- the LOC137824765 gene encoding probable fatty acyl-CoA reductase 5 isoform X2, producing the protein MAEVESFNDFIRGKTIFVTGATGFVGKVFVEKILRVQPEIKRLYLLIRAPNSDLATQRLHNKVFGKELFKVLKEKWGADFRCFISDKVVAVAGDVSLQNLGIKDKNMFNQMLKELDIIVHTAATTNFNERYDVAMSTNTMGAFHIVSFAKNCHKIEIVLHLSTAYVCGEAEGVILEKPLHGDQMKKGSAKLDIKLEKQLIEDKLTELRMHETNEEEIKSVMKSFGLARANVHGWPNTYVFTKAMGEMILMKMKGTLPFIIIRPTMIISTQFEPFPGWIEGFRTIDVIVFHYVNGTMKSLVGIGETILDVIPVDMVVNFMIAASMAISKGLSKNLVYHVGSSLRNPFTLNDLVDDMYYYFTKYPFVDEYGKTIVVTKKLTISSHVNHLSQNKL; encoded by the exons ATGGCTGAGGTTGAAAGCTTCAATGACTTCATCAGAGGAAAGACCATTTTTGTCACAGGTGCAACAGGATTTGTAGGAAAAG TGTTTGTAGAGAAGATATTAAGGGTTCAACCAGAAATTAAAAGGTTATACCTTCTTATAAGGGCACCAAATTCAGATTTAGCTACCCAACGCTTGCACAATAAG GTGTTTGGGAAGGAGTTATTCAAGGTGTTGAAAGAAAAGTGGGGTGCAGATTTTAGATGTTTTATATCAGACAAAGTTGTTGCAGTTGCTGGTGATGTTTCTCTTCAAAACTTGGGAATTAAAGACAAAAACATGTTCAATCAAATGTTGAAAGAGTTAGACATTATAGTACACACTGCTGCAACTACCAACTTTAATGAGag ATATGATGTTGCAATGAGCACTAACACAATGGGAGCTTTTCATATTGTGAGTTTTGCTAAGAATTGCCATAAAATAGAGATTGTTCTTCACTTATCTACTG CTTACGTGTGTGGGGAGGCAGAAGGAGTTATACTCGAGAAACCCTTACATGGTGATCAGATGAAAAAAGGATCTGCAAAATTAGATATCAAGTTAGAAAAGCAATTGATTGAAGATAAATTAACAGAACTCAGAATGCATGAGACaaatgaagaagaaatcaaATCAGTCATGAAAAGTTTTGGACTTGCAag GGCAAATGTACATGGATGGCCAAACACTTATGTCTTCACCAAAGCAATGGGGGAAATGattttaatgaaaatgaaaggCACTCTACCATTCATCATCATACGCCCTACTATGATAATAAGCACACAATTTGAACCTTTTCCAGGTTGGATTGAAGGTTTCAG AACTATTGACGTTATTGTGTTTCATTATGTAAATGGAACAATGAAAAGCCTTGTCGGAATTGGAGAAACAATTTTAGATGTG ATACCAGTGGACATGGTGGTGAATTTCATGATAGCAGCATCAATGGCTATTTCCAAAGGTCTATCAAAAAATTTGGTGTACCATGTTGGATCTTCACTGAGAAATCCTTTCACACTCAATGATCTTGTAGATGATATGTATTACTACTTCACAAAATATCCATTTGTTGATGAATATGGAAAGACAATAGTTGTCACCAAGAAATTAACCATATCCTCTCATGTGAATCACCTCTCACAAAATAAG CTTTGA
- the LOC137824765 gene encoding probable fatty acyl-CoA reductase 4 isoform X1, whose product MAEVESFNDFIRGKTIFVTGATGFVGKVFVEKILRVQPEIKRLYLLIRAPNSDLATQRLHNKVFGKELFKVLKEKWGADFRCFISDKVVAVAGDVSLQNLGIKDKNMFNQMLKELDIIVHTAATTNFNERYDVAMSTNTMGAFHIVSFAKNCHKIEIVLHLSTAYVCGEAEGVILEKPLHGDQMKKGSAKLDIKLEKQLIEDKLTELRMHETNEEEIKSVMKSFGLARANVHGWPNTYVFTKAMGEMILMKMKGTLPFIIIRPTMIISTQFEPFPGWIEGFRTIDVIVFHYVNGTMKSLVGIGETILDVIPVDMVVNFMIAASMAISKGLSKNLVYHVGSSLRNPFTLNDLVDDMYYYFTKYPFVDEYGKTIVVTKKLTISSHVNHLSQNKVVIKIEDFLKPFSMFKGIFDDKNAESLRMVTKRVASMDGRFDFGFDPKSINWKDYMMNIHFPGLMKHSIKKLSIGSKM is encoded by the exons ATGGCTGAGGTTGAAAGCTTCAATGACTTCATCAGAGGAAAGACCATTTTTGTCACAGGTGCAACAGGATTTGTAGGAAAAG TGTTTGTAGAGAAGATATTAAGGGTTCAACCAGAAATTAAAAGGTTATACCTTCTTATAAGGGCACCAAATTCAGATTTAGCTACCCAACGCTTGCACAATAAG GTGTTTGGGAAGGAGTTATTCAAGGTGTTGAAAGAAAAGTGGGGTGCAGATTTTAGATGTTTTATATCAGACAAAGTTGTTGCAGTTGCTGGTGATGTTTCTCTTCAAAACTTGGGAATTAAAGACAAAAACATGTTCAATCAAATGTTGAAAGAGTTAGACATTATAGTACACACTGCTGCAACTACCAACTTTAATGAGag ATATGATGTTGCAATGAGCACTAACACAATGGGAGCTTTTCATATTGTGAGTTTTGCTAAGAATTGCCATAAAATAGAGATTGTTCTTCACTTATCTACTG CTTACGTGTGTGGGGAGGCAGAAGGAGTTATACTCGAGAAACCCTTACATGGTGATCAGATGAAAAAAGGATCTGCAAAATTAGATATCAAGTTAGAAAAGCAATTGATTGAAGATAAATTAACAGAACTCAGAATGCATGAGACaaatgaagaagaaatcaaATCAGTCATGAAAAGTTTTGGACTTGCAag GGCAAATGTACATGGATGGCCAAACACTTATGTCTTCACCAAAGCAATGGGGGAAATGattttaatgaaaatgaaaggCACTCTACCATTCATCATCATACGCCCTACTATGATAATAAGCACACAATTTGAACCTTTTCCAGGTTGGATTGAAGGTTTCAG AACTATTGACGTTATTGTGTTTCATTATGTAAATGGAACAATGAAAAGCCTTGTCGGAATTGGAGAAACAATTTTAGATGTG ATACCAGTGGACATGGTGGTGAATTTCATGATAGCAGCATCAATGGCTATTTCCAAAGGTCTATCAAAAAATTTGGTGTACCATGTTGGATCTTCACTGAGAAATCCTTTCACACTCAATGATCTTGTAGATGATATGTATTACTACTTCACAAAATATCCATTTGTTGATGAATATGGAAAGACAATAGTTGTCACCAAGAAATTAACCATATCCTCTCATGTGAATCACCTCTCACAAAATAAG GTGGTGATTAAAATTGAAGATTTCTTGAAACCTTTTTCCATGTTTAAGGGCAT CTTTGATGACAAGAATGCAGAAAGTTTAAGAATGGTAACAAAGAGGGTTGCTAGTATGGATGGTAGATTTGACTTTGGCTTTGATCCGAAGAGCATTAATTGGAAAGACTACATGATGAATATTCATTTTCCTGGCCTAATGAAGCATTCTATCAAGAAATTATCTATTGGAAGTAAGATGTAA